One segment of Carya illinoinensis cultivar Pawnee chromosome 1, C.illinoinensisPawnee_v1, whole genome shotgun sequence DNA contains the following:
- the LOC122315491 gene encoding 40S ribosomal protein S8 isoform X1 encodes MGISRDSMHKRRATGGKKKAWRKKRKYELGRQPANTKLSSNKTVRRIRVRGGNMKWRALRLDTGNYSWGSEAVTRKTRILDVVYNASNNELVRTQTLVKSAIVQVDAAPFKQWYLQHYGVDIGRKKKAAAKKETPEQEVEAATEEAKKSNHVLRKLEKRQQGRKLDLHIEEQFGSGRLLACISSRPGQCGRADGYILEGKELEFYMKKIQRKKGKGAGAA; translated from the exons ATGG GTATCTCGCGTGACTCTATGCACAAGAGGCGTGCCACTGGAGGCAAGAAGAAGGCatggaggaagaagagaaa GTATGAGCTTGGCCGCCAGCCTGCTAATACTAAGCTTTCAAGCAACAAGACGGTTAGGCGAATTCGTGTGAGAGGAGGCAATATGAAATGGAGAGCCCTCAGATTGGATACTGGGAACTACTCATGGGGTAGTGAAGCTGTCACCCGCAAAACACGTATACTGGATGTTGTTTACAATGCTTCAAACAATGAGCTTGTCAGGACACAAACTCTAGTGAAAAGTGCCATTGTTCAGGTGGATGCTGCCCCATTCAAGCAGTGGTACCTTCAGCATTATGGAGTTGACATTGgtaggaagaagaaggctgctgctaAGAAGGAAACCCCAGAG CAGGAAGTAGAAGCAGCTACAGAGGAGGCAAAGAAGAGTAACCATGTCCTTAGGAAGCTTGAGAAGCGCCAGCAAGGTCGTAAACTTGATCTCCATATTGAAGAGCAGTTTGGGAGTGGTAGATTGTTGGCTTGCATCTCTTCTCGACCAGGACAATGTGGTAGAGCTGATGG ATACATCTTGGAAGGAAAAGAACTGGAGTTCTACATGAAGAAGATCCAGAGAAAGAAAGGGAAGGGTGCTGGTGCTGCTTGA
- the LOC122315491 gene encoding 40S ribosomal protein S8 isoform X2: MGISRDSMHKRRATGGKKKAWRKKRKYELGRQPANTKLSSNKTVRRIRVRGGNMKWRALRLDTGNYSWGSEAVTRKTRILDVVYNASNNELVRTQTLVKSAIVQVDAAPFKQWYLQHYGVDIGRKKKAAAKKETPEEVEAATEEAKKSNHVLRKLEKRQQGRKLDLHIEEQFGSGRLLACISSRPGQCGRADGYILEGKELEFYMKKIQRKKGKGAGAA; the protein is encoded by the exons ATGG GTATCTCGCGTGACTCTATGCACAAGAGGCGTGCCACTGGAGGCAAGAAGAAGGCatggaggaagaagagaaa GTATGAGCTTGGCCGCCAGCCTGCTAATACTAAGCTTTCAAGCAACAAGACGGTTAGGCGAATTCGTGTGAGAGGAGGCAATATGAAATGGAGAGCCCTCAGATTGGATACTGGGAACTACTCATGGGGTAGTGAAGCTGTCACCCGCAAAACACGTATACTGGATGTTGTTTACAATGCTTCAAACAATGAGCTTGTCAGGACACAAACTCTAGTGAAAAGTGCCATTGTTCAGGTGGATGCTGCCCCATTCAAGCAGTGGTACCTTCAGCATTATGGAGTTGACATTGgtaggaagaagaaggctgctgctaAGAAGGAAACCCCAGAG GAAGTAGAAGCAGCTACAGAGGAGGCAAAGAAGAGTAACCATGTCCTTAGGAAGCTTGAGAAGCGCCAGCAAGGTCGTAAACTTGATCTCCATATTGAAGAGCAGTTTGGGAGTGGTAGATTGTTGGCTTGCATCTCTTCTCGACCAGGACAATGTGGTAGAGCTGATGG ATACATCTTGGAAGGAAAAGAACTGGAGTTCTACATGAAGAAGATCCAGAGAAAGAAAGGGAAGGGTGCTGGTGCTGCTTGA
- the LOC122289326 gene encoding uncharacterized protein LOC122289326 produces the protein MGGRPRPERLMQAFRNVLDECNLVDLGYEGPRYTWCNRRYEHGVVSERLDSYVANHSWRTCFPSSRVVHGFTAYSDHLPIILIPSSSHNRYQQKLFRFEAMWVEDDECGDVISRCWNGATDNRPMDSFIDRLRICSRGLEAWNKMKFGHVEKQIIKARESLQRLQHADPSSISREELMQAQNNL, from the coding sequence ATGGGAGGAAGGCCACGCCCAGAAAGGTTAATGCAAGCTTTTAGAAATGTTCTAGATGAATGCAATCTGGTTGATTTGGGGTATGAGGGTCCAAGGTATACTTGGTGTAATAGAAGATATGAACATGGTGTGGTTAGTGAGAGATTGGACAGTTATGTCGCTAATCACAGCTGGAGAACATGTTTCCCCTCTTCTCGAGTTGTGCATGGTTTTACAGCATACTCTGACCACTTGCCTATAATTCTTATACCAAGTAGCAGCCATAATAGATACCAACAGAAACTCTTCAGGTTTGAAGCAATGTGGGTGGAGGATGATGAGTGTGGGGATGTCATTTCAAGATGTTGGAATGGGGCTACTGACAATAGACCTATggattcttttattgacagatTGAGAATTTGTAGTAGGGGTCTAGAGGCAtggaacaaaatgaaatttgggCATGTTGAAAAGCAAATAATAAAGGCCCGAGAATCTCTACAAAGATTACAACATGCTGATCCAAGTAGTATCTCAAGAGAGGAACTTATGCAGGCCCAAAATAATCTTTAG